Proteins encoded together in one candidate division KSB1 bacterium window:
- a CDS encoding outer membrane protein transport protein: MNSCLNSISGRRLLFSTLLFLLTVSAPAFATLGYFSHGYGTQSKAMGGAGVALPTNSIAAANNPASLVFLNSRYDLAVSLFNPNREFSVTGNPSGYPNTFPLTPGTTESGSNTFVIPALGYNRIIAEQNAVGLAIYGNGGMNTDYDAAAFNGSRPTGQNLSQLFFGVSYARKLTERHALGLMPVLAYQMFSAEGLEAFGNFSTDGTKLTNHDTDTGTGFGLRLGYLGKLHELFSVGASYQTQMGMSEFKDYAGLFAEAGDFDIPSTWTAGVAAGPVKHWTVAVDVQQIMYSEVKSVGNPFDPAAFQQGILLGSDNGAGFGWEDMTNVKFGVQWTGMPQWAWRAGWAFGAQPIPDSEVMFNILAPGVVEQHLTLGGSYMIGGQKEISCSIMRAFSNSVQGANPMEAPGQQQIELKMDQWEVEVGFGF, encoded by the coding sequence GTGAACTCCTGCCTCAATTCGATATCTGGAAGGCGATTGCTGTTCTCGACATTGCTCTTTCTGCTGACGGTCAGCGCGCCCGCGTTCGCGACGCTGGGTTATTTTTCGCACGGTTACGGCACGCAGAGCAAGGCGATGGGCGGCGCCGGCGTTGCGCTTCCGACGAACTCGATCGCGGCGGCGAATAATCCGGCCTCGTTGGTGTTCTTGAACAGTCGTTACGACCTGGCGGTGTCCTTGTTTAACCCGAATCGTGAATTTTCAGTCACCGGGAATCCATCGGGCTATCCGAATACGTTTCCGCTGACGCCGGGCACCACGGAATCAGGGTCGAACACATTTGTTATTCCGGCGCTGGGATATAACCGGATCATTGCGGAGCAGAATGCGGTGGGTCTCGCGATCTACGGCAACGGCGGGATGAACACGGATTATGATGCCGCCGCTTTCAACGGCAGCAGGCCAACGGGTCAGAATCTCTCGCAGCTCTTTTTCGGCGTTAGCTATGCGCGCAAGCTCACGGAACGTCATGCGCTGGGCCTCATGCCCGTATTGGCATATCAGATGTTCTCAGCGGAAGGGCTGGAAGCGTTCGGCAACTTCTCGACGGATGGCACCAAGCTTACCAACCATGACACGGATACCGGCACCGGTTTCGGGCTGCGGCTGGGCTATCTCGGCAAGCTGCACGAGTTGTTCAGCGTGGGTGCATCGTACCAGACGCAAATGGGGATGAGCGAGTTCAAGGACTACGCCGGATTGTTCGCGGAAGCGGGTGATTTCGACATTCCTTCCACATGGACGGCGGGAGTGGCGGCAGGTCCGGTGAAGCACTGGACGGTTGCTGTTGATGTACAGCAGATTATGTACAGTGAAGTGAAATCGGTGGGCAATCCGTTTGATCCCGCCGCATTTCAGCAAGGAATACTGCTCGGCAGCGACAACGGCGCCGGGTTTGGGTGGGAGGACATGACAAACGTGAAGTTCGGCGTCCAGTGGACGGGCATGCCGCAGTGGGCATGGCGCGCGGGCTGGGCGTTTGGAGCTCAGCCGATCCCGGATTCGGAGGTCATGTTCAACATACTCGCGCCGGGCGTGGTGGAGCAGCACCTCACGCTGGGCGGCTCGTACATGATTGGCGGTCAGAAAGAGATCAGTTGTTCGATCATGCGCGCGTTTTCGAATAGCGTGCAGGGAGCGAATCCGATGGAGGCTCCGGGGCAGCAGCAGATCGAACTCAAGATGGATCAGTGGGAAGTTGAAGTCGGGTTCGGGTTCTGA
- a CDS encoding YeeE/YedE family protein, translated as MGTPEADHAALRPAASAYWNPYAAGIGLGLVLLAAFVIMGRGLGASGAFSSLVATGVHTVSPSHAEGNAYYQEYLGDGTRHPLKDWLVFEVLGLFAGGFLSGILAGRVNKSIEKGPRISSGRRLVFAFSGGVLMGIGAKLARGCTSGQALTGGALLSVGSWAFMMCVFAGAYLLAYFMRRQWL; from the coding sequence ATGGGGACGCCGGAAGCCGATCACGCGGCGCTGCGACCGGCCGCATCCGCTTATTGGAACCCCTACGCGGCTGGAATCGGTCTGGGGCTCGTCCTACTGGCGGCCTTTGTGATTATGGGTCGCGGCCTGGGCGCATCCGGCGCGTTTTCCAGTTTGGTCGCGACCGGTGTTCACACCGTATCGCCATCGCACGCCGAAGGGAATGCGTACTACCAGGAGTACCTCGGCGACGGCACCCGGCACCCGCTGAAAGATTGGCTTGTGTTTGAAGTCCTCGGCTTGTTTGCGGGGGGCTTTCTTTCGGGAATTCTGGCCGGGCGCGTGAACAAGTCGATTGAGAAGGGTCCGCGCATTTCGTCGGGGCGTCGACTCGTCTTTGCGTTTTCCGGCGGAGTGTTGATGGGCATCGGGGCGAAGCTTGCGCGCGGCTGCACGAGCGGTCAGGCGCTGACGGGCGGCGCGCTGCTGAGCGTGGGAAGCTGGGCATTCATGATGTGCGTATTCGCGGGAGCGTACCTGCTGGCCTATTTCATGCGGAGGCAATGGCTATGA
- the nrfD gene encoding polysulfide reductase NrfD, with the protein MPELTSTRMNPLLDPALHIWGWEIPVYLFLGGLVAGMMLISGYLIFSGRYRERTQCACYQVPTISLLLLTLGMLALFLDLEHKGFTWRLYTTFELTSPMSWGAWILLLVYPAIAVLLLLRAPDAWGAKWHGWLRPVLVWSSTLRENPSAVRAIGVLNMLLGGMLGMYTGVLLSAVGARPLWNSAILWLLFLVSGASSAAALVHMIAQDRDERELLAKADNGFLVLELFVIALYLIGLVSSTSAHQQAASLLLSGTYAPVFWVFVVMAGILLPLIVQILAVQHKVKHTAIPPLLVLFGGLVLRFVIVYAGQTSHWIPVTAAALR; encoded by the coding sequence ATGCCCGAGTTGACTTCCACGCGCATGAATCCGCTGCTCGACCCCGCACTGCACATCTGGGGTTGGGAGATCCCGGTGTACCTGTTTCTCGGCGGTCTGGTCGCGGGGATGATGCTGATCTCGGGTTACCTCATTTTCAGCGGTCGATACCGCGAACGGACACAGTGCGCCTGTTATCAAGTTCCCACGATCAGTCTGTTGCTGCTGACGCTGGGCATGCTCGCCTTGTTTCTTGATCTTGAACACAAGGGCTTTACGTGGCGGCTGTACACGACATTTGAGCTGACGTCACCGATGTCGTGGGGTGCGTGGATATTGCTTCTCGTCTATCCCGCGATTGCCGTGCTGCTGTTACTCCGCGCGCCGGATGCGTGGGGAGCCAAATGGCATGGCTGGCTGCGTCCCGTTCTGGTTTGGTCGTCAACCTTGCGGGAGAATCCGAGTGCGGTGCGCGCGATCGGCGTGCTCAACATGTTGCTCGGCGGCATGTTAGGCATGTACACAGGGGTGCTGCTCAGCGCGGTGGGCGCGCGGCCGCTCTGGAACAGCGCGATCCTGTGGCTGCTATTTCTCGTGTCCGGGGCGTCTTCGGCGGCCGCGCTCGTGCACATGATCGCGCAGGATCGTGACGAACGGGAGTTGCTGGCGAAGGCCGACAACGGTTTTCTCGTGCTGGAGCTGTTCGTCATCGCGTTGTATTTAATCGGACTGGTCAGCTCGACGTCGGCGCATCAGCAGGCGGCGTCACTCCTGCTCAGCGGAACCTACGCGCCCGTATTCTGGGTATTCGTGGTGATGGCGGGGATTCTGTTGCCGCTGATTGTGCAGATATTGGCGGTTCAACACAAAGTCAAACACACGGCGATTCCGCCGTTACTCGTGCTGTTTGGCGGACTGGTGTTGCGCTTCGTGATTGTCTATGCCGGGCAGACGTCGCATTGGATTCCAGTGACGGCGGCAGCCCTGCGTTGA
- a CDS encoding DUF3857 domain-containing protein: MIRSRVALPCLCGLLALLSVTAAPLHAEFMGLPEGVKSNVKAIERYPRAAAVLLYVKESFVLQVDGAQTYEWHSFRYLPDEAARDLWGDPRVAYIEGEQQVEILAARSYTADGRQIEATPHNAYNSVTPDELSLAPEFSLFRQMVITMLGLENGSISEFHYRVTTAKPRFPWLSGRVYLREEVPTILRELVVQIPANAVLTFESEHGVEQPIQVNGVNTWRMGEQPGYLTEDLGGHRILLPNVAFSTAKDWKAVGGELKRRLEAAADSVAVPVSLQTQLRPATSEEGKLDSIKHWVAARFSRLEFEHPDFDVVIRPLARVLNSGYGNSLELAELVATFAQANGLRVDPVVWYPFEPAVPGLDHAIGMLRVQHGTVSFLCDPVRSRSQFASVDLAESCYLSTDSDAPTLQPLIPFTTEGNSLDLRVTLSNVEADTILGVGSFSAAGGFSPFESVREAGAEEFVADLLTLPDLSVNSAIVRELGPAAVSISFSFALPRFDTADAFRLLPTSLLALDPYLMSPPLTLEAKEFPFWIRVPGTITTLLNVPFPAKWNAVKTPAALAASWQGGSGSRTCKTEDHQVSVETRITNSNVWLPSGDWAQFRNFLIETGQRPNNAIGFVPRPD; the protein is encoded by the coding sequence ATGATCCGCTCCCGAGTTGCGCTACCGTGCCTTTGCGGACTACTGGCCCTCTTATCAGTCACGGCTGCTCCGCTTCATGCCGAGTTCATGGGTCTGCCCGAGGGTGTGAAATCCAATGTGAAAGCAATCGAGCGCTATCCCCGCGCCGCAGCCGTCCTGCTCTATGTCAAGGAGTCGTTCGTGCTGCAAGTGGATGGCGCCCAGACCTACGAGTGGCACTCGTTCCGCTATCTGCCCGATGAAGCGGCGCGCGATCTCTGGGGAGACCCACGAGTCGCGTATATTGAAGGCGAACAGCAAGTGGAAATCCTCGCGGCACGATCCTACACCGCGGACGGACGCCAGATCGAAGCCACACCTCACAACGCCTACAACTCCGTCACGCCGGACGAACTAAGCCTTGCTCCCGAATTCAGTTTGTTCCGCCAGATGGTCATTACGATGCTCGGACTCGAAAACGGAAGCATTTCGGAGTTCCATTATCGTGTAACCACGGCGAAACCGCGTTTCCCGTGGCTCAGCGGTCGCGTTTACTTGCGCGAGGAGGTGCCGACGATCTTGCGCGAACTGGTCGTGCAGATTCCGGCGAATGCCGTGCTGACCTTCGAGAGCGAGCATGGTGTCGAGCAGCCGATCCAGGTGAATGGGGTGAACACGTGGCGCATGGGCGAGCAACCGGGTTACCTTACTGAGGATCTCGGCGGTCATCGAATCCTGTTGCCAAACGTCGCGTTTAGCACAGCGAAGGACTGGAAAGCGGTCGGCGGCGAACTGAAGCGCCGACTTGAGGCCGCCGCGGACTCGGTGGCGGTCCCGGTTTCCTTGCAGACTCAGCTTCGTCCTGCCACATCCGAGGAAGGCAAGCTGGACTCCATCAAGCACTGGGTTGCCGCGCGGTTCAGCCGTCTCGAGTTCGAGCATCCTGATTTCGATGTCGTGATTCGCCCGCTTGCTCGCGTGCTGAACAGTGGCTACGGGAATAGCCTTGAACTGGCTGAGTTGGTCGCCACATTTGCACAGGCCAACGGACTGCGGGTCGATCCCGTCGTCTGGTATCCGTTCGAACCCGCCGTGCCCGGACTCGATCATGCTATCGGTATGTTGCGAGTTCAGCACGGGACGGTCAGCTTCCTCTGTGATCCAGTGCGTTCGCGTTCCCAGTTCGCGAGCGTTGACCTCGCGGAGTCCTGCTATCTGTCCACCGATTCCGACGCCCCGACGCTTCAGCCGCTGATTCCTTTCACAACCGAAGGCAACAGCCTCGATTTGCGCGTCACACTCTCCAACGTCGAAGCCGACACCATTCTTGGTGTGGGATCGTTCTCGGCCGCCGGCGGGTTCAGTCCGTTCGAGAGTGTCCGCGAAGCTGGCGCTGAAGAGTTTGTGGCTGATCTGTTGACGCTGCCGGATCTCTCGGTAAATTCCGCCATCGTACGCGAGCTTGGTCCGGCGGCGGTCTCGATCTCGTTTTCGTTTGCTCTGCCGAGATTTGACACGGCGGATGCGTTCCGGCTGCTGCCCACGTCGTTGCTTGCGCTCGATCCGTATCTCATGTCGCCGCCCCTCACGCTCGAAGCGAAGGAGTTTCCGTTCTGGATTCGCGTCCCCGGAACGATCACGACGCTCCTCAATGTCCCCTTCCCCGCGAAATGGAATGCCGTGAAGACGCCGGCCGCGCTCGCTGCCTCGTGGCAGGGCGGAAGCGGTTCACGCACATGCAAGACTGAAGATCACCAAGTGAGCGTCGAGACCCGAATCACCAACAGCAATGTCTGGTTGCCGTCCGGCGACTGGGCACAATTCCGAAACTTCCTGATCGAGACCGGGCAGCGACCCAACAACGCCATCGGCTTCGTGCCGCGGCCGGATTGA
- a CDS encoding MarR family transcriptional regulator produces the protein MNVHQPKARKIRRPSGAQARQLAALTRELSRCCVDKEERICRSFGLHAADGRVLSAIYGEKLNTASELAERLRIGNSRLTPLVDRLVRQGLVSRAESGNDRRVRRIELTEAGRTVAVQLLNLETQLHQELLSQFPDSERAALVETLQRLKLAMDEIRRSIEF, from the coding sequence ATGAATGTTCATCAGCCCAAAGCGAGGAAGATTCGTCGTCCCAGTGGTGCTCAGGCCCGGCAATTGGCCGCGCTCACGCGGGAGCTGTCGCGGTGCTGCGTTGATAAGGAAGAGCGAATCTGTCGGAGCTTTGGCTTGCATGCGGCGGACGGGCGGGTACTGTCCGCGATCTACGGTGAGAAGCTGAACACGGCATCGGAGCTGGCGGAGCGGTTGCGAATCGGGAATAGTCGCTTGACCCCGCTGGTGGATCGTCTCGTGAGGCAGGGGTTAGTGAGCCGGGCGGAAAGCGGCAATGACCGGCGGGTGCGGCGAATCGAATTAACGGAAGCGGGGCGGACGGTCGCCGTGCAACTTCTGAACTTGGAGACGCAGCTTCATCAGGAACTGCTTTCGCAGTTTCCGGATTCGGAACGCGCGGCGTTGGTTGAAACCCTGCAGCGGTTAAAATTGGCGATGGACGAGATTCGGCGGTCGATCGAGTTCTAA
- a CDS encoding rhodanese-like domain-containing protein, which translates to MMKLLSGWTWTQKCALIALALGVGAVLPGSPYRGTRVSLDMKELGLIVQNETDHISAPELADWIIQGRADYRLIDVRSDAEYNEYHIQGAESIPVGELATAELGRNEKLVLYSEGGIHAAQAWMLLAGRGFKHSYMLTGGLDEWKDRILFPRLPESPLPAQRDSLARVKSVCAFFGGTPQSGAAEDALTDSKRVPKLQIPTGGTGTPKAAGGKKKKKEGC; encoded by the coding sequence ATGATGAAACTACTTTCGGGTTGGACATGGACGCAGAAGTGCGCCTTGATCGCGTTGGCGCTGGGAGTCGGCGCGGTGTTGCCCGGTAGTCCGTACCGGGGGACGCGGGTGTCGCTGGATATGAAGGAATTGGGTTTGATCGTGCAGAACGAAACGGACCATATCAGCGCACCGGAGCTGGCGGACTGGATTATTCAGGGTCGCGCCGACTATCGCTTGATTGACGTCCGCAGCGACGCGGAGTACAATGAATATCACATTCAGGGCGCGGAGAGCATTCCGGTCGGGGAATTGGCGACGGCGGAGCTCGGGCGCAACGAGAAGCTGGTTTTGTATTCGGAAGGCGGGATTCACGCGGCGCAGGCATGGATGCTGCTCGCAGGGCGCGGATTCAAGCACAGCTACATGCTTACCGGCGGGCTGGACGAATGGAAGGACCGGATTCTATTTCCGCGGCTTCCCGAGAGTCCGCTTCCGGCGCAGCGCGATTCGCTGGCCCGTGTGAAATCGGTGTGCGCGTTTTTCGGTGGGACTCCGCAGTCGGGCGCCGCTGAAGATGCGCTGACGGATTCGAAGCGCGTGCCGAAATTGCAGATTCCGACCGGTGGTACCGGCACTCCGAAGGCTGCCGGAGGCAAGAAGAAAAAGAAGGAAGGCTGCTGA
- a CDS encoding molybdenum cofactor guanylyltransferase has protein sequence MKLAGVILNGGHSSRMGQPKASLSLPDGMTMLEHSVAPLKAICAPLYIVGGDAPATVSPSDNSIHYPDDRPGHGPAGGLATVARLALADAYLVLTCDQPLLTPSLLSRLRSGPPQLAHLFRSQGSDAFFPFPGYYPQTLLAHLLTGTAPPLRSMREVIAAATVEWIDLGPGELALLRGVNTPAEFAELCQQHGANRAAR, from the coding sequence ATGAAACTCGCGGGAGTCATCCTAAACGGCGGGCATAGTTCGCGCATGGGCCAACCCAAAGCGTCGCTCAGCTTGCCCGATGGCATGACGATGCTCGAGCACTCCGTAGCTCCACTGAAAGCGATTTGCGCTCCGTTATATATTGTGGGCGGCGACGCTCCCGCGACGGTGAGCCCATCCGACAACTCAATCCATTATCCGGATGATCGACCCGGTCACGGTCCGGCCGGAGGACTTGCAACCGTCGCGCGCTTGGCTCTCGCGGATGCGTATCTCGTACTAACCTGCGATCAGCCCTTGCTCACTCCGTCGTTGCTGTCCCGTCTGCGCTCCGGGCCGCCGCAGCTCGCTCATCTGTTTCGAAGTCAGGGGTCCGACGCCTTCTTTCCCTTTCCCGGCTACTATCCGCAGACTCTGCTCGCGCACTTGCTGACCGGGACTGCCCCGCCGTTGCGCTCGATGAGAGAAGTCATTGCTGCCGCAACGGTGGAGTGGATCGACCTCGGCCCCGGTGAACTCGCCCTGCTGCGCGGCGTGAACACGCCCGCCGAGTTCGCCGAACTCTGTCAACAACACGGAGCGAATCGTGCCGCTCGTTGA
- a CDS encoding 4Fe-4S dicluster domain-containing protein has protein sequence MARFGMVIDTRKCVGCMDCVVACKTENRVPEGYNRDWIVTEVGGKFPTLNMEIRSERCNHCDHPPCVHCCPTGASHVHDLGGVVLVTHNECIGCKACLAACPYDARFIHPEGYADKCTFCIHRVEQGQLPACVAVCPTHCMYFGDLEDPNSDVSRLLATRQHHSVMPEAGTAPQIFYLT, from the coding sequence ATGGCGCGCTTTGGCATGGTGATCGATACGCGGAAATGCGTGGGGTGCATGGACTGCGTTGTGGCGTGCAAGACCGAGAATCGGGTCCCGGAGGGCTATAACCGGGATTGGATCGTGACGGAAGTCGGGGGCAAGTTCCCCACGCTGAACATGGAGATTCGCAGCGAGCGTTGCAATCATTGCGACCATCCGCCGTGCGTCCATTGCTGTCCGACGGGCGCGAGCCATGTTCACGATCTCGGCGGCGTGGTGCTGGTGACGCACAACGAGTGTATCGGCTGCAAAGCCTGTCTGGCGGCGTGCCCGTATGACGCCCGGTTTATTCACCCCGAGGGGTACGCGGACAAATGCACATTTTGTATTCATCGCGTTGAGCAGGGGCAATTGCCGGCGTGCGTGGCAGTCTGTCCAACGCACTGCATGTACTTCGGCGACCTCGAAGACCCGAATAGCGACGTGAGCCGGCTGCTCGCGACCCGCCAACATCATAGCGTGATGCCCGAAGCGGGGACCGCACCGCAAATATTTTACCTGACGTAG
- a CDS encoding YeeE/YedE family protein, producing the protein MSAPLFKYGLFGDNMGLVVAFGIGIGFGFFLERAGFGSGRKLAAQFYGYDLTVFKVMFTAIITAMLGLYYLSVLGLVDLSLVYVSPTYLLPQIAGGLLLGFGFVIGGYCPGTSCVAAATGRIDGFVYLCGIVVGIFVFGESFSLIEAFYNSSSMGSITLPAVTGLSYGLVVFLVVLMALGGFWFAGRAEKKWAHIRPE; encoded by the coding sequence ATGAGCGCGCCGTTATTCAAGTACGGATTGTTTGGCGATAACATGGGGCTGGTCGTCGCCTTTGGGATCGGGATCGGGTTCGGGTTCTTTCTCGAGCGCGCCGGTTTTGGCAGCGGGCGCAAGCTGGCGGCGCAGTTTTACGGCTATGATTTGACGGTGTTCAAGGTGATGTTCACGGCGATCATTACGGCGATGCTGGGGCTGTATTATCTGTCGGTGCTCGGCCTGGTCGATTTGTCACTGGTCTATGTCAGTCCCACCTACCTGCTGCCGCAAATTGCGGGCGGCCTACTCCTGGGTTTTGGCTTCGTGATCGGCGGCTACTGTCCGGGAACATCGTGCGTGGCGGCCGCGACGGGTCGGATTGACGGCTTCGTTTACCTGTGCGGGATTGTCGTGGGCATCTTCGTGTTCGGCGAATCATTCTCGCTGATTGAAGCGTTCTACAACAGTTCGTCGATGGGATCGATCACGCTGCCCGCTGTGACGGGCTTGTCTTACGGGCTTGTCGTGTTCCTCGTCGTGCTAATGGCGTTGGGTGGATTCTGGTTTGCGGGTCGGGCGGAGAAGAAGTGGGCGCATATTCGCCCGGAGTGA
- a CDS encoding molybdopterin-dependent oxidoreductase gives MNSLTRRKFLKIGATSVGVAAAGRYLYDLPGVAQAIERGAGDEDVQTIPTYCDICFWKCGVIAHVAGGKLWKLEGNPADPLSNGRLCPRGTGGVGAHYDPDRLRAPLLRKSVRGQEEWIEVTWGEALDFIAGKMQSIKSQYGPEAMALFSHGIGGNFLKHTLKAYGSPNIAAPSFAQCRGPRDVGFRLTFGEDVSSPERTDIRNAKCIVLIGSHLGENMHNTQVQEFAEAIEQGATVIVADPRYSVAASKAKYYLPVKPGTDLALLLAWMNVIVTEQLYDAEYIAAHGFGFEQFAAEILHNTPEWAYPLTGVEPALIRESARDMARFRPATLIHPGRHVNWYGDDAQRSRAIALLNALLGSWGRKGGFYYPANMDLPGYPYPPYPKSDKGKVDNPDHKYPFAHETITTGIREATLTGTPYPIKGWMVYATNLLQALPNEAETIRAIQKLDLLVVVDVIPSEIAGWADVVLPESVYLERFDDLNVEWFRDPFISIRQPVVKSPDDQQPNWWIARELALRLGLADYYPWQDIEEYFRFRLAAGGYNYEELKEQGILRGDRQPIYFDEGVPAEFGTPSGKIEFYSLQLAEHGFDPVPRFTPPPEPPPGYFRLLFGRAPVHSFSRTHTNRVLMDMMNENEVWVNADVAARLGLKSGDRVKLKNEDGVISNSIKVKATERIRTDCVYLVHGFGHTAKGMRHARGRGASDSQLITRYVVDPLMGGTGMNVNFVTIESEG, from the coding sequence ATGAATAGCCTGACCAGACGCAAATTTCTCAAGATCGGCGCGACCTCCGTCGGCGTAGCAGCGGCGGGACGTTACCTGTACGATCTGCCGGGCGTGGCGCAGGCTATCGAGCGGGGCGCCGGCGACGAGGACGTGCAGACGATTCCCACGTACTGCGACATCTGTTTCTGGAAGTGCGGAGTGATTGCGCACGTCGCGGGGGGTAAGCTCTGGAAACTTGAGGGCAATCCGGCCGATCCGCTGAGCAACGGCCGGCTCTGCCCGCGGGGCACGGGCGGCGTGGGCGCGCACTACGATCCGGATCGTTTGCGCGCGCCGCTGCTGCGCAAGAGCGTGCGCGGGCAGGAGGAATGGATCGAGGTGACCTGGGGCGAGGCGCTGGACTTTATTGCCGGGAAGATGCAGTCGATCAAGTCGCAGTATGGACCGGAGGCGATGGCGCTGTTCAGTCACGGGATCGGCGGCAATTTTCTGAAGCACACGCTCAAGGCGTACGGATCGCCGAATATCGCGGCACCGTCGTTCGCGCAGTGCCGGGGTCCGCGCGATGTCGGCTTTCGGCTGACGTTTGGGGAGGATGTGAGTTCGCCGGAGCGGACGGACATTCGCAATGCGAAGTGCATTGTGTTGATCGGTTCACACCTGGGCGAGAACATGCACAATACGCAGGTGCAGGAATTCGCCGAAGCCATCGAGCAGGGAGCGACAGTGATCGTGGCCGATCCGCGGTATTCGGTGGCGGCGTCGAAGGCGAAGTACTATCTGCCCGTGAAGCCGGGAACGGATCTGGCGCTGTTACTGGCGTGGATGAATGTGATCGTCACTGAACAGCTGTACGACGCGGAGTACATCGCGGCGCATGGGTTCGGATTTGAGCAGTTTGCCGCTGAGATACTGCACAACACACCGGAATGGGCTTATCCGCTGACGGGCGTGGAGCCGGCGCTAATTCGCGAGAGCGCGCGGGACATGGCGCGGTTCCGGCCGGCGACACTGATTCATCCGGGGCGGCACGTGAATTGGTACGGCGACGACGCGCAACGGAGCCGGGCGATCGCGCTGTTGAACGCGTTGCTGGGCAGTTGGGGCCGTAAGGGCGGGTTTTATTACCCCGCAAATATGGACCTGCCCGGTTATCCCTATCCGCCCTATCCGAAATCTGACAAGGGTAAGGTGGACAATCCGGATCACAAGTATCCGTTCGCGCACGAGACGATTACGACGGGGATTCGGGAAGCGACGCTAACCGGCACGCCCTATCCGATCAAGGGATGGATGGTCTATGCGACGAATCTGCTTCAGGCGCTACCCAACGAGGCGGAGACGATTCGCGCGATACAGAAGCTGGACCTGCTGGTGGTTGTCGATGTGATTCCGAGCGAAATCGCGGGTTGGGCCGATGTGGTATTGCCGGAGTCGGTCTATCTCGAACGGTTTGATGACTTGAATGTGGAGTGGTTCCGCGATCCGTTCATATCGATTCGGCAGCCCGTGGTCAAGTCGCCGGACGACCAGCAACCGAATTGGTGGATCGCGCGGGAGCTTGCCTTGCGTCTCGGACTCGCTGATTACTACCCGTGGCAGGATATCGAAGAGTACTTTCGCTTCCGGCTCGCGGCGGGCGGCTACAACTATGAGGAGCTGAAGGAGCAGGGGATTCTGCGCGGCGACCGGCAGCCGATCTACTTTGACGAGGGCGTGCCCGCGGAGTTCGGGACGCCGTCCGGGAAGATTGAGTTCTACAGCCTGCAACTGGCGGAGCATGGCTTCGACCCTGTTCCGAGATTCACGCCGCCGCCGGAGCCGCCGCCCGGCTATTTTCGGCTGCTGTTCGGTCGCGCGCCGGTGCATTCGTTCAGCCGCACGCATACGAATCGTGTGCTCATGGACATGATGAATGAGAACGAAGTGTGGGTCAATGCGGATGTGGCCGCGCGCCTGGGACTGAAGAGTGGTGATCGCGTCAAGTTGAAGAACGAAGATGGCGTCATCTCCAATTCCATCAAGGTGAAGGCCACGGAGCGGATTCGCACGGATTGCGTTTACCTGGTGCATGGCTTCGGGCACACGGCGAAAGGGATGCGACATGCGCGGGGCCGCGGGGCCAGCGATTCGCAGCTGATTACGCGCTATGTTGTCGATCCGCTGATGGGCGGCACGGGGATGAACGTTAACTTTGTCACCATCGAAAGCGAGGGCTGA